From Streptomyces sp. NBC_00690, a single genomic window includes:
- a CDS encoding DUF4240 domain-containing protein, which produces MDEATFWQLIEVCSPPDPDPEAELLAPALTARLLAGPVEDVIGFAEQLSRALYLLDTEEHCGDELSGDAFLYARAAVVAAGRQTYEDVLREPARFRPYAEELIWAESLLYVPDEAYRELTGKEWDRATRHSYESFSNTDGWPTRQQQP; this is translated from the coding sequence ATGGACGAAGCAACCTTCTGGCAGCTCATTGAGGTGTGCAGCCCGCCTGACCCCGATCCCGAGGCCGAGCTCCTCGCGCCCGCGTTGACGGCCCGGCTGCTGGCCGGCCCCGTCGAGGACGTCATCGGCTTCGCGGAACAGCTGTCCCGGGCGCTGTACCTGCTGGACACCGAGGAGCACTGCGGCGACGAGTTGTCGGGCGACGCCTTCCTCTACGCCCGTGCGGCCGTCGTGGCGGCGGGCCGGCAGACGTACGAGGACGTCCTGCGCGAGCCCGCCCGGTTCCGACCGTACGCAGAGGAGCTGATCTGGGCCGAGTCCCTGCTGTACGTGCCCGACGAGGCGTACCGCGAGCTCACGGGCAAGGAGTGGGATCGCGCCACGCGCCACAGCTACGAGTCCTTCTCCAACACCGACGGCTGGCCCACCCGCCAGCAGCAGCCCTGA
- the purU gene encoding formyltetrahydrofolate deformylase: MTDQYVLTLSCPDKKGIVHAVSSYLFITGCNIEDSQQFGDRDTGLFFMRVHFSADAPVTVEKLRASFAAVGDSFQMDWQIHLADEPMRIVLMVSKFGHCLNDLLFRSRIGALPVEIAAVVSNHREFAELVGSYGIPFHHIPVTRENKAEAEAQLLELVETENVELVVLARYMQVLSDDLCKQLSGRIINIHHSFLPSFKGAKPYHQAHERGVKLIGATAHYVTADLDEGPIIEQEVERVGHGVTPEQLVAVGRDVECQALARAVKWHAEHRILLNGRRTVVFA, encoded by the coding sequence ATGACCGACCAGTACGTCCTGACGCTCTCCTGCCCGGACAAAAAGGGCATTGTGCACGCCGTGTCGAGCTATCTCTTCATCACCGGCTGCAACATCGAGGACAGCCAGCAGTTCGGTGACCGGGACACGGGTCTGTTCTTCATGCGGGTGCACTTCTCCGCCGACGCCCCGGTGACCGTGGAGAAGCTGCGCGCCAGCTTCGCCGCCGTCGGCGACTCCTTCCAGATGGACTGGCAGATCCACCTCGCCGACGAGCCGATGCGGATCGTCCTTATGGTCAGCAAGTTCGGCCACTGCCTCAATGACCTGCTTTTCCGCTCCCGGATCGGCGCCCTACCGGTGGAGATCGCGGCGGTGGTGTCCAACCACCGTGAGTTCGCCGAGTTGGTCGGTTCGTACGGCATCCCCTTCCACCACATCCCGGTCACCAGGGAGAACAAGGCGGAGGCCGAGGCCCAGCTGCTGGAGTTGGTGGAGACCGAGAACGTCGAGCTGGTGGTGCTCGCGCGCTATATGCAGGTGCTCTCGGACGACCTCTGCAAGCAGCTCAGCGGCCGGATCATCAACATCCACCACTCCTTCCTCCCGAGCTTCAAGGGCGCGAAGCCCTATCACCAGGCCCATGAGCGCGGTGTGAAGCTGATCGGAGCCACGGCCCACTATGTGACCGCGGACCTCGACGAGGGCCCGATCATCGAGCAGGAGGTCGAGCGGGTGGGACACGGGGTGACCCCCGAGCAGTTGGTGGCCGTCGGTCGGGACGTGGAGTGCCAGGCGCTGGCCCGAGCGGTGAAGTGGCACGCCGAGCACCGCATCCTGCTGAACGGCCGCCGTACGGTCGTCTTCGCCTAG
- a CDS encoding SCO4402 family protein encodes MGGMPPNDMPWWRWRTNVRSALHMLSDPVFHRETWLIGREGYGDVTDAVYRLVEDTWLDNWSADKYIGTIFRDANEAALVDAAVLRVLRVMHQVGADAHVSAYMEHQGWPEAVLACREAHVQLSANDGDEPDVPPRSLDVLRIMTRSA; translated from the coding sequence ATGGGCGGTATGCCGCCCAACGACATGCCCTGGTGGCGCTGGCGCACGAACGTGCGCTCCGCGCTGCATATGCTCTCTGACCCCGTCTTCCACCGGGAGACCTGGCTGATAGGCCGTGAGGGGTACGGCGATGTGACCGATGCCGTCTACCGACTGGTCGAGGACACCTGGCTCGACAACTGGTCCGCCGACAAGTACATCGGGACGATCTTCCGTGATGCGAACGAGGCCGCTCTGGTCGACGCCGCCGTGTTGCGGGTGCTGCGGGTGATGCATCAGGTGGGTGCGGATGCCCATGTCTCCGCGTACATGGAGCACCAGGGCTGGCCGGAGGCGGTGCTCGCCTGTCGTGAGGCCCATGTGCAGTTGTCCGCTAACGACGGCGACGAGCCGGATGTGCCGCCGCGGTCACTGGACGTGCTGCGGATCATGACTCGTTCCGCGTAA
- a CDS encoding ABC transporter substrate-binding protein, giving the protein MLSAAFAVLTTGCGVIPGTADDSRRTVTVMTFAPEGTDATNMPGMPAMATAYARWVNARGGIDGHTLRVITCNEQNTRRGAADCAGQAADEGAVAVVGSYSQYGRSFLLPLQSAGIPFIGGYGISHDEMSSFHSYPVNGGQISLIAGHGIQLADACGRVALVRPDSRAGDSLPALLDSGLARSGQETVAVLAPEDATDYTRYAQRARTHARAAEGERPGCVTTVLGDRTETFFDSFRRLPVERDGVRVSSVLGSVDQSLIDRTGGPSGIFEGAFLTGWYPPAGDARWADLRRVIDDHAFDDDRIDPADPGVQTTWIAYTVLAAVIEALDRNEITSDAISLALDRGLVVPTGGLTPPLRWLYEDTMNDRSSSRAVNRSVTFQVVRKGRLVAQRPDFVDVTTTLRAPRRT; this is encoded by the coding sequence GTGCTGAGCGCGGCCTTCGCAGTGCTGACGACCGGGTGCGGAGTCATCCCCGGCACCGCCGACGACTCCCGCAGGACCGTCACCGTGATGACCTTCGCCCCCGAGGGCACCGATGCCACCAACATGCCGGGCATGCCGGCCATGGCGACGGCATACGCCCGCTGGGTCAACGCGCGGGGCGGCATCGACGGGCACACCCTGCGGGTCATCACCTGCAACGAGCAGAACACCAGACGAGGGGCGGCCGACTGTGCCGGACAGGCGGCCGATGAGGGTGCGGTCGCCGTCGTCGGCTCCTACAGCCAGTACGGACGCTCCTTCCTCCTTCCGTTGCAGTCCGCCGGCATCCCCTTCATCGGCGGATACGGAATCTCGCACGACGAGATGAGCAGCTTCCACTCGTACCCGGTCAACGGCGGTCAGATCTCGCTGATCGCCGGGCACGGCATCCAACTCGCGGATGCCTGCGGACGCGTCGCGCTGGTGCGGCCCGACTCGCGGGCGGGCGACTCGCTGCCCGCCCTGTTGGACTCGGGGCTCGCACGGTCGGGCCAGGAGACCGTCGCCGTGCTCGCCCCCGAGGACGCCACGGACTACACGCGGTACGCCCAGCGGGCCCGTACCCATGCGCGGGCCGCCGAAGGGGAGCGCCCGGGCTGTGTCACCACCGTGCTCGGCGATCGGACCGAGACCTTCTTCGACTCCTTCCGACGGCTGCCAGTCGAGCGGGACGGGGTCAGGGTCTCGTCGGTCCTCGGCAGCGTCGACCAGTCCCTCATCGACCGCACAGGCGGCCCGTCGGGCATCTTCGAAGGCGCCTTCCTCACCGGCTGGTACCCGCCCGCCGGCGACGCGCGCTGGGCGGATCTGCGCCGGGTGATCGACGACCACGCCTTCGACGACGACCGCATCGATCCGGCCGACCCGGGTGTCCAGACCACCTGGATCGCCTACACCGTACTGGCGGCGGTGATCGAGGCGCTCGACCGGAACGAGATCACCTCGGACGCGATCTCCCTGGCGCTCGATCGCGGTCTCGTGGTGCCCACCGGCGGGCTCACCCCGCCGCTGCGCTGGCTCTACGAGGACACCATGAACGACCGGAGCTCCTCCCGGGCGGTCAACCGAAGCGTCACCTTCCAAGTGGTACGGAAGGGGCGACTGGTGGCACAGCGACCCGACTTTGTGGATGTGACCACGACGCTACGGGCGCCCCGACGAACCTGA
- a CDS encoding transcriptional regulator, which yields MAARSLVARQPNERLQALIQEAGCSNAGLARRVNMVGAERGLDLRYDKTSVARWLRGQQPRGRAPGVIAEALGRKLGRTVTIDEIGMANGKNLASGVGLQFSPTVLGAIEQVCELWRSDVGRRDFLSGATVAASALVEPSRDWLITGADGQVARTAGARVGASDVEAVRAMTRALTELDHRFGSGHVRPVVVHYLNSVVSGLLSGSYRDAIGRDLFAAVARLTELAGYMAVDTGQPGLAQRYYIQALRLAQAAGDRGYGGYVLAASMSHLAAQLGNPREIAQLARAAQEGARGRITPRAEAMFFAAEARGHALLGDAHTCHTVVGKALTALERAEAQGGDDPGWIAHFDQAYLADELAHCYRDLGQPEAAAHHASQSLEGHPESRARRRAIGLVLLATAQVQQREVEQACHTGTRAVELLGQLRSSRGTEYLEDFQLRLEPYGDEPAVREFGARVEMQAA from the coding sequence ATGGCAGCCAGGTCTCTTGTCGCCCGACAGCCGAACGAACGGCTGCAGGCGCTCATTCAGGAAGCCGGATGTTCCAACGCAGGGCTCGCACGGCGCGTCAACATGGTCGGCGCGGAGCGCGGGCTCGACCTGCGCTACGACAAGACGTCGGTGGCCCGTTGGCTGCGGGGACAGCAACCGCGTGGACGTGCGCCCGGTGTCATCGCCGAGGCCCTCGGCCGAAAACTGGGCCGTACGGTCACCATCGACGAGATCGGCATGGCCAACGGGAAGAACCTCGCATCGGGGGTCGGCCTCCAGTTCTCGCCGACCGTGCTCGGCGCGATCGAGCAGGTGTGCGAGTTGTGGCGAAGTGACGTGGGCCGCCGCGACTTTCTGTCCGGGGCGACCGTCGCCGCTTCGGCGTTGGTGGAGCCCAGCAGGGACTGGTTGATCACCGGTGCGGACGGCCAGGTGGCGCGCACGGCGGGAGCGCGCGTCGGCGCCTCGGACGTCGAGGCGGTACGGGCGATGACCCGGGCCCTGACCGAACTCGACCATCGCTTCGGCAGCGGACATGTGCGTCCGGTCGTGGTGCACTATCTCAACTCCGTGGTGTCCGGCCTGCTTTCGGGCTCGTACCGGGACGCGATCGGCCGTGACCTGTTCGCGGCGGTGGCCCGACTCACGGAACTCGCCGGCTATATGGCGGTGGACACGGGCCAACCCGGGCTCGCACAGCGCTACTACATCCAGGCGCTCCGACTGGCGCAGGCCGCCGGGGACCGTGGATACGGCGGATACGTACTGGCCGCGTCGATGAGCCATCTCGCGGCGCAGTTGGGCAATCCGCGGGAGATCGCCCAACTGGCGCGCGCCGCGCAGGAAGGGGCCCGCGGGCGGATCACCCCTCGGGCCGAGGCCATGTTCTTCGCCGCGGAAGCGCGCGGGCACGCCCTGCTGGGCGATGCCCACACCTGCCACACCGTGGTCGGCAAGGCGCTGACCGCGCTGGAGCGGGCGGAGGCGCAGGGCGGGGACGACCCCGGCTGGATCGCCCACTTCGACCAGGCGTACCTCGCCGATGAACTCGCCCACTGCTACCGCGATCTGGGGCAGCCGGAAGCCGCCGCCCACCACGCCTCGCAATCGTTGGAGGGGCATCCGGAGTCCCGGGCGCGACGACGTGCGATCGGGCTTGTCCTGTTGGCCACCGCCCAGGTGCAGCAGCGCGAGGTCGAGCAGGCGTGCCACACGGGGACCCGCGCGGTGGAACTGCTGGGGCAGTTGCGTTCCAGCCGGGGCACGGAGTACCTGGAGGACTTCCAGTTGCGGCTGGAGCCGTACGGGGACGAGCCCGCGGTCCGGGAGTTCGGGGCGCGCGTCGAGATGCAGGCCGCGTAG
- a CDS encoding bifunctional DNA primase/polymerase yields MGVAEAAQIPQQRGEQLLDHAVRYAEERHWDVFPGTWLVSDDGRVRCSCEQSDCAAPGAHATGSDWANQATGSATAARRMWGKNPKASILLPTGRTFDALDLPESAGFLALARLERMELPLGPVTCTPDRRMLFFVLPGGAQKVPDLVRGLGWAPTSIDLIGRGEGHYIAAPPTRVGAQGAVQWARRPTPANRWLPDAEELISPLAYACGREAVAARARGL; encoded by the coding sequence ATGGGAGTTGCAGAGGCCGCACAGATCCCCCAGCAGAGAGGTGAGCAGCTGCTGGATCATGCCGTGCGGTACGCGGAGGAACGGCACTGGGACGTTTTCCCCGGTACCTGGCTGGTGTCGGACGACGGCAGGGTGCGCTGCTCCTGCGAGCAGTCCGACTGTGCTGCGCCGGGTGCGCACGCCACCGGCTCGGACTGGGCGAACCAGGCCACCGGAAGCGCCACCGCCGCACGCCGTATGTGGGGCAAAAACCCCAAGGCATCGATCCTGCTCCCCACCGGCCGCACCTTCGACGCGCTCGACCTCCCGGAGTCCGCGGGCTTCCTGGCACTGGCCAGGCTGGAGCGGATGGAACTCCCGCTCGGCCCGGTGACCTGCACCCCTGACCGACGGATGCTGTTCTTCGTACTGCCGGGCGGCGCGCAGAAGGTGCCGGACCTGGTCCGCGGTCTCGGCTGGGCGCCGACCTCGATCGATCTGATCGGCCGGGGCGAGGGGCACTACATCGCGGCACCGCCCACCCGGGTGGGAGCGCAGGGCGCGGTGCAGTGGGCTCGTCGTCCGACGCCCGCGAACCGCTGGCTGCCGGATGCGGAAGAGCTCATCAGCCCGCTGGCGTACGCCTGTGGACGTGAGGCGGTGGCGGCCCGCGCCCGCGGGCTTTAA
- a CDS encoding ABC transporter ATP-binding protein produces MPDDRAMGAAEADGANTAPSAVRVEGLWKRFGQQIAVSGIDLTLPAGKFIGLVGPNGAGKTTTLSMVTGLLRPDQGRVEVAGHDVWRDPIAVKARIGVLPEGLRLFERLSGRELLAYGGRLRGLPGDEVDKRATQLLDVLDLAGAQHKLVVDYSTGMRKKIGLAAALLHNPEVLFLDEPFEGVDPVSAQTIRGVLERYTASGATVVFSSHVMELVESLCDWVAVMAGGHIRAQGPIAEVRGDAPSLQHAFLELVGASGRDAGDSLDWLGGGGAR; encoded by the coding sequence ATGCCGGATGACCGGGCTATGGGAGCCGCGGAGGCGGACGGAGCGAACACGGCACCGTCCGCTGTTCGCGTCGAGGGACTCTGGAAGAGATTCGGCCAGCAGATTGCCGTATCCGGCATCGATCTGACCCTGCCCGCAGGCAAGTTCATCGGTTTGGTCGGGCCCAACGGCGCCGGAAAGACCACCACGTTGTCGATGGTCACCGGACTCCTCCGCCCCGATCAGGGACGCGTCGAGGTCGCCGGACACGACGTGTGGCGCGATCCCATCGCCGTCAAGGCACGGATCGGTGTCCTGCCCGAGGGACTCCGTCTCTTCGAACGCCTCTCGGGCCGGGAGCTGCTGGCCTACGGCGGACGGCTGCGCGGACTGCCGGGCGACGAGGTGGACAAGCGCGCCACCCAACTCCTGGACGTCCTCGACCTCGCCGGCGCACAGCACAAACTGGTCGTCGACTACTCCACCGGCATGCGCAAGAAGATCGGTCTCGCCGCTGCCCTGCTGCACAACCCCGAAGTGCTCTTCCTCGACGAGCCCTTCGAAGGCGTCGATCCGGTGTCGGCCCAGACGATCCGCGGAGTCCTGGAGCGGTACACGGCCTCCGGCGCCACCGTCGTCTTCTCCAGCCATGTCATGGAGCTGGTCGAGTCGCTCTGCGACTGGGTCGCGGTCATGGCCGGCGGCCACATCCGCGCCCAAGGCCCGATCGCCGAGGTCCGGGGCGACGCCCCGAGCCTCCAGCACGCGTTCCTGGAGCTCGTCGGTGCGAGCGGACGCGATGCGGGAGACTCCCTGGACTGGCTCGGCGGGGGCGGTGCGCGGTGA
- a CDS encoding transporter gives MAPVGGPRGTELGARQLAGVFVRLKLSLLRNGLRQSSARTAVFVISLIFALLIAAGQLLGLVLLRGNDQAMTVAVLLTALLALGWAVLPLFFPSGDETLDPTRLVMLPLRPRPLVFALLTASLAGIGPLFSLCLVLGAALALSHGAFAAVISVVAVPLTLLVCVALARTVAAGNVRLLTSRKGRDLAVLSGLVIAVGIQVVNFGAQQLSRSGGMSALEPVAEVLRWLPPAAAIGAIDSAADGSYAVALVQLALTALALQALLWSWARSLTALMTTPDGSTLAASSAPTREGSSTGMHRLLPEGRTGAVMQRSLRYVWRDPKTKAAWVSGLAIGLLVPVFNVLQGVGSIYFACFAAGMLGVQMYNQFGQDTSAFWMVSLTISTTRDAYEELRARALALLVITLPYTVLVTVIVAAVLGDWTTLPSALGLSLAILGAMLATGALASARFPYSIPQDSAYKNAAPGQGAIAWLSILGGMLVATLLCAPVITATIWLHLTDGHDQLWLLLPGGAAYGMLIGWAGVRLAAPWTVRRLPEILTAVSKG, from the coding sequence GTGGCCCCCGTCGGCGGACCCCGGGGAACCGAACTGGGCGCCCGACAGTTGGCCGGAGTCTTCGTCCGGCTCAAGCTGTCGCTGCTGCGCAACGGACTGCGCCAGTCCTCGGCGCGCACGGCCGTCTTCGTCATCTCATTGATCTTCGCCCTGCTGATCGCGGCGGGCCAACTGCTGGGTCTGGTGCTGCTGCGGGGCAACGACCAGGCCATGACGGTGGCCGTGCTGCTCACCGCGCTGCTCGCCCTCGGCTGGGCGGTGCTGCCGCTGTTCTTTCCCAGCGGTGACGAGACCCTGGACCCGACCCGGCTGGTGATGCTGCCGCTGCGTCCGCGTCCGCTGGTCTTCGCCCTGCTCACCGCATCCCTGGCGGGCATCGGGCCGCTGTTCTCGCTCTGTCTGGTGCTCGGTGCGGCGCTGGCGCTCTCCCATGGCGCGTTCGCTGCCGTGATCTCCGTGGTCGCCGTGCCGCTGACGCTCCTGGTGTGCGTGGCATTGGCCCGAACGGTGGCAGCCGGCAACGTCCGCCTGCTGACCTCGCGCAAGGGCCGCGATCTGGCCGTCCTCAGCGGTCTGGTGATCGCGGTCGGGATCCAGGTCGTGAACTTCGGTGCCCAGCAGCTCAGTCGCTCCGGTGGGATGTCGGCCCTGGAACCGGTGGCCGAGGTCCTGCGGTGGCTTCCGCCCGCTGCCGCGATCGGCGCCATCGACTCCGCGGCCGACGGTTCTTACGCCGTGGCCCTCGTCCAGTTGGCTCTGACCGCCCTCGCCCTCCAGGCGCTCCTGTGGTCCTGGGCGCGGAGCCTGACCGCCCTGATGACCACGCCCGACGGCTCCACCCTGGCGGCGTCCTCGGCCCCGACCCGCGAGGGGTCGTCGACCGGCATGCACCGGCTGCTGCCCGAGGGACGTACGGGCGCGGTGATGCAGCGCAGCCTGCGCTATGTGTGGCGCGATCCCAAGACCAAGGCCGCCTGGGTGTCCGGGCTGGCCATCGGTCTGCTCGTGCCCGTGTTCAATGTGCTCCAGGGCGTCGGATCGATCTACTTCGCCTGTTTCGCCGCGGGGATGCTGGGCGTCCAGATGTACAACCAGTTCGGTCAGGACACCTCGGCCTTCTGGATGGTGTCGCTGACCATCTCCACCACCCGGGACGCCTACGAGGAGCTGCGGGCCCGGGCGCTGGCACTGCTCGTGATCACGCTCCCGTACACGGTGCTGGTCACCGTGATCGTGGCCGCGGTCCTCGGGGACTGGACGACGTTGCCGTCGGCGCTGGGTCTCTCCCTGGCCATCCTGGGCGCGATGCTGGCGACGGGCGCTCTGGCGTCGGCGCGCTTCCCCTACTCGATCCCCCAGGACAGCGCCTACAAGAACGCCGCCCCCGGGCAGGGCGCCATCGCCTGGCTGTCGATCCTCGGCGGCATGCTCGTCGCGACCTTGCTCTGCGCTCCGGTGATCACGGCGACGATCTGGCTGCACCTCACGGACGGGCACGACCAGCTGTGGCTGTTGCTGCCGGGGGGCGCGGCGTACGGGATGCTGATCGGTTGGGCCGGGGTGCGGCTGGCCGCACCCTGGACGGTGAGGCGCCTGCCGGAGATCCTGACGGCGGTCAGCAAGGGCTAA
- a CDS encoding subtilase-type protease inhibitor, which translates to MRRTHSVLAITTALVLGGTAVAAAEAAQPARTGALYAPSALVLTIGKESPAGATTVERAVTLDCAPAAGGSHPASAAACGELDRVDGEFTALPSALAYTTCTRQFDPVTVTADGVWRGRHLTWSGTYNNGCEMVASLGGGAVFSF; encoded by the coding sequence ATGCGTCGTACGCACAGCGTGCTCGCCATCACCACCGCCCTGGTTCTGGGCGGAACGGCCGTCGCGGCGGCCGAAGCCGCACAGCCCGCTCGTACGGGCGCCCTGTACGCACCCTCCGCGCTCGTGCTGACCATCGGCAAGGAGTCGCCGGCCGGCGCCACCACCGTCGAGCGGGCCGTGACCCTGGACTGCGCCCCGGCGGCCGGCGGCAGCCATCCGGCGTCAGCCGCGGCCTGCGGTGAACTCGACCGCGTGGACGGGGAGTTCACGGCGCTGCCGTCCGCGCTCGCGTACACGACCTGCACCCGCCAGTTCGACCCGGTGACGGTGACCGCTGACGGCGTGTGGCGGGGCCGGCACCTGACCTGGTCGGGAACGTACAACAACGGCTGCGAGATGGTGGCGAGCCTCGGCGGCGGCGCGGTCTTCTCCTTCTGA
- a CDS encoding alpha/beta fold hydrolase: MVRRIDVTGADGVRLAAWEYADPPKGGGEEQVADEPAHAPGVLLLHGLMGRASHWASTARWLAERHRAIALDQRGHGRSDKPAEGPYTREAYAADAEAAIEQLGVAPVVLIGHAMGALTAWQVATRRPDLVKALIICDMRASALGAASQREWDEWFRAWPVPFATLADVRKWFGEDDPTMEQPNVSRGEFYAEVMAERADGWRPVFSRRQMLKSREAWVHDAHWEDLALVECPTLVVRGVDGKLGRAEAQEMVRVLPRGQYAEVPDAGHLIHYDQPEGWRAAIEPFLEGVRGQEE, translated from the coding sequence ATGGTGCGGCGCATCGACGTGACCGGAGCCGACGGCGTACGGCTGGCCGCTTGGGAGTACGCGGACCCGCCGAAGGGGGGCGGGGAGGAGCAGGTGGCCGACGAGCCCGCACATGCGCCCGGCGTCTTACTGCTGCACGGCCTGATGGGCCGGGCCTCCCATTGGGCGTCGACCGCCCGCTGGCTCGCCGAGAGGCATCGGGCCATCGCGCTCGACCAGCGGGGGCACGGCCGGAGCGACAAGCCGGCGGAGGGCCCGTACACCCGCGAGGCGTACGCGGCGGACGCCGAGGCCGCCATCGAGCAGTTGGGCGTCGCTCCGGTGGTGCTGATCGGCCATGCGATGGGCGCGCTGACGGCCTGGCAGGTCGCCACCAGACGCCCGGATCTGGTCAAGGCGCTGATCATCTGCGATATGCGGGCCTCCGCCCTGGGGGCGGCCTCGCAGCGTGAGTGGGACGAGTGGTTCCGTGCCTGGCCGGTGCCGTTCGCCACGCTGGCGGATGTGCGCAAGTGGTTCGGTGAGGACGATCCGACGATGGAACAGCCCAATGTGTCCCGGGGGGAGTTCTATGCGGAGGTGATGGCCGAGCGGGCGGACGGTTGGCGCCCGGTCTTCTCCCGGCGGCAGATGCTGAAGTCGCGTGAGGCGTGGGTCCACGACGCGCACTGGGAGGATCTGGCCCTGGTCGAGTGCCCCACGCTGGTGGTCCGCGGCGTGGACGGCAAATTGGGCCGGGCGGAGGCCCAGGAGATGGTCAGGGTGCTGCCGCGCGGGCAGTACGCGGAGGTGCCCGATGCGGGTCACCTCATCCACTACGACCAGCCGGAGGGGTGGCGGGCCGCCATCGAGCCCTTCCTCGAAGGCGTCCGCGGACAGGAGGAGTGA